The Zingiber officinale cultivar Zhangliang chromosome 10A, Zo_v1.1, whole genome shotgun sequence genome contains a region encoding:
- the LOC122027854 gene encoding proteasome subunit alpha type-5-like gives MLHAINCRYYTDPSGTFWQCNAKAIGSGSEGADSSLQEQYNKDLSLLEAETIALSILKQVMEEKVTPNNVDIAKVAPTYHLYTPAEVKDVISRL, from the exons ATGTTACATGCTATAAATTGCAGGTACTATACCGATCCATCTGGCACATTCTGGCAATGCAATGCAAAAGCAATAGGATCTGGATCCGAAGGAGCTGATAGTTCTCTTCAAGAGCAATACAACAAG GACCTGTCCCTTCTGGAAGCTGAAACTATAGCTCTTTCCATCCTGAAACAAGTCATGGAAGAAAAG GTAACCCCTAATAATGTTGACATTGCAAAGGTGGCTCCTACTTACCATCTATATACACCTGCCGAGGTTAAAGATGTCATTTCTCGCCTTTGA